One window from the genome of Melospiza georgiana isolate bMelGeo1 chromosome 13, bMelGeo1.pri, whole genome shotgun sequence encodes:
- the LOC131089114 gene encoding CDC42 small effector protein 2-B-like: protein MTEFLVCFNWCNGEQPPPKRRRRLDRNMIGEPMNFVHTAHVGAGEMSSDYSSTVSIQDHMKSKGGYTNGTSATVEI from the exons ATGACTGAGTTCCTGGTTTGTTTTAACTGGTGCAATGGTGAACAGCCCCCACCG aAGAGGCGCCGGAGACTGGACCGGAATATGATTGGAGAGCCCATGAACTTTGTGCACACCGCGCACGTCGGGGCTGGGGAGATGAGCAGTGACTATTCCTCA actGTGTCAATTCAGGACCACATGAAGTCTAAAGGAGGCTACACAAATGGCACTTCTGCAACTGTTGAAATATAG
- the SPPL2A gene encoding signal peptide peptidase-like 2A isoform X4 gives MGAAGLPWAALWALLLPLVAADEGILHASGSGVPSVTKDYCIIYNSSWVSLPKTLDNATFRALENLTSTVLCSSAEVPSGSMKDKAVVVMRGNCTFLEKARIAQSLGAKMLLIASKSRLSAISDNKTDFEDVTIPIALIRYNDIVDMQLVLGNEVNVTLYSPPLPEFDYSMVVIFLIAVFTVALGGYWSGVAELENLKAVASPGERETRWKKEENVTFTPVTVILFVVICCVMLVLLYFFYKWLVYVIISVFCLASAMSLYNCLAALIGEIPFGQCRITCFSKTIEVRLIFLAIFCIAAAVVWAVFRNEDRWAWILQDILGVAFCLNFIKTLKMPNFKSCVILLGLLLLYDVFFVFITPFITKNGASIMVEVAAGPFGNSEKLPVVIRVPRLEHSASTLCDLPFSLLGFGDIIVPGLLVAYCRRFDVQTRSSSIYYISCTIAYAVGMVLTFIVLALMKMGQPALLYLVPCTLITSSLVAWRRKEMKKFWKGSNYQMMEHLDYTGNEESTASATEQPGGQ, from the exons ATGGGGGCGGCCGGGCTGCCGTGGGCCGCGCTGtgggccctgctgctcccgCTG GTGGCTGCTGATGAGGGGATCCTGCACGCCTCTGGAAGTGGAGTGCCTTCAGTAACTAAGGATTATTGCATCATTTACAACTCCAGTTGGGTATCTCTTCCAAAAACCTTAGACAATGCT ACTTTCAGGGCTCTGGAAAACCTGACTTCTACAGTCCTCTGCAGTTCAGCTGAAGTTCCTTCTGGCTCAATGAAAGACAAAGCAGTTGTAGTGATGAGAGGAAACTGCACTTTCTTGGAGAAAGCAAGAATTGCACAAAGCTTGGGTGCTAAAATGCTTCTGATTGCCAGTAAATCTAGGCTG TCTGCTATTTCGGATAACAAGACTGATTTTGAAGATGTGACTATTCCAATTGCTCTCATAAGATACAATGACATAGTAGATATGCAGCTG GTGCTTGGAAATGAAGTTAATGTGACTCTGTATTCACCACCTTTGCCAGAGTTTGACTACAGTATGGTTGTCATCTTCCTAATTGCTGTGTTTACAGTGGCACTGGGAGGCTACTGGAGTGGAGTAGCAGAACT CGAGAATCTGAAAGCAGTAGCAAGTCCAGGGGAGAGAGAGACACgatggaaaaaggaagaaaatgttacTTTCACCCCTGTAACAGTTATCTTGTTTGTTGTCATCTGTTGTGTCATGCTGGTCTTACTTTATTTCTTCTACAAATGGTTAG TTTATGTCATAATATCAGTCTTCTGCCTGGCATCTGCAATGAGCCTGTACAACTGTCTTGCAGCATTAATAGGAGAGATCCCATTTGGGCAGTGCAG gaTTACATGTTTCAGCAAAACCATTGAAGTGAGGCTTATTTTCCTTGCTATATTCTGCATAGCAGCAGCTGTTGTCTGGGCAGTATTTCGAAATGAAGACAG gtggGCTTGGATTTTGCAAGATATTTTGGGAGTTGCTTTCTGCCTAAACTTCATTAAAACACTGAAGATGCCCAACTTTAAG tccTGTGTAATACTTCTAGGCCTCCTCCTTCTATATGATGTGTTTTTTGTCTTCATAACACCATTTATCACAAAG AATGGGGCAAGTATAATGGTTGAAGTTGCAGCTGGTCCCTTTGGAAACAGTGAAAAG TTACCCGTGGTTATTAGAGTGCCTAGACTTGAACACTCTGCATCAACACTCTGTGACTTGCCCTTTTCATTGTTGGGTTTTGGAGACATCATTGTCCCAG gcCTTCTGGTTGCCTATTGTCGAAGATTTGATGTTCAAACAAGATCATCTTCTATATACTACATTTCCTGCACAATAG CTTATGCTGTTGGCATGGTGCTGACTTTCATTGTTTTGGCACTGATGAAGATGGGGCAGCCTGCCCTCCTCTATCTTGTGCCATGTACACTCATCACGAGCTCCCTGGTTGCCTGGAGGCGCAAAGAGATGAAGAAGTTTTGGAAAGGAAGCAATTACCAG
- the SPPL2A gene encoding signal peptide peptidase-like 2A isoform X1: MGAAGLPWAALWALLLPLVAADEGILHASGSGVPSVTKDYCIIYNSSWVSLPKTLDNATFRALENLTSTVLCSSAEVPSGSMKDKAVVVMRGNCTFLEKARIAQSLGAKMLLIASKSRLSAISDNKTDFEDVTIPIALIRYNDIVDMQLVLGNEVNVTLYSPPLPEFDYSMVVIFLIAVFTVALGGYWSGVAELENLKAVASPGERETRWKKEENVTFTPVTVILFVVICCVMLVLLYFFYKWLVYVIISVFCLASAMSLYNCLAALIGEIPFGQCRITCFSKTIEVRLIFLAIFCIAAAVVWAVFRNEDRWAWILQDILGVAFCLNFIKTLKMPNFKSCVILLGLLLLYDVFFVFITPFITKNGASIMVEVAAGPFGNSEKSDGNLVDVPTERSAPHEKLPVVIRVPRLEHSASTLCDLPFSLLGFGDIIVPGLLVAYCRRFDVQTRSSSIYYISCTIAYAVGMVLTFIVLALMKMGQPALLYLVPCTLITSSLVAWRRKEMKKFWKGSNYQMMEHLDYTGNEESTASATEQPGGQ, encoded by the exons ATGGGGGCGGCCGGGCTGCCGTGGGCCGCGCTGtgggccctgctgctcccgCTG GTGGCTGCTGATGAGGGGATCCTGCACGCCTCTGGAAGTGGAGTGCCTTCAGTAACTAAGGATTATTGCATCATTTACAACTCCAGTTGGGTATCTCTTCCAAAAACCTTAGACAATGCT ACTTTCAGGGCTCTGGAAAACCTGACTTCTACAGTCCTCTGCAGTTCAGCTGAAGTTCCTTCTGGCTCAATGAAAGACAAAGCAGTTGTAGTGATGAGAGGAAACTGCACTTTCTTGGAGAAAGCAAGAATTGCACAAAGCTTGGGTGCTAAAATGCTTCTGATTGCCAGTAAATCTAGGCTG TCTGCTATTTCGGATAACAAGACTGATTTTGAAGATGTGACTATTCCAATTGCTCTCATAAGATACAATGACATAGTAGATATGCAGCTG GTGCTTGGAAATGAAGTTAATGTGACTCTGTATTCACCACCTTTGCCAGAGTTTGACTACAGTATGGTTGTCATCTTCCTAATTGCTGTGTTTACAGTGGCACTGGGAGGCTACTGGAGTGGAGTAGCAGAACT CGAGAATCTGAAAGCAGTAGCAAGTCCAGGGGAGAGAGAGACACgatggaaaaaggaagaaaatgttacTTTCACCCCTGTAACAGTTATCTTGTTTGTTGTCATCTGTTGTGTCATGCTGGTCTTACTTTATTTCTTCTACAAATGGTTAG TTTATGTCATAATATCAGTCTTCTGCCTGGCATCTGCAATGAGCCTGTACAACTGTCTTGCAGCATTAATAGGAGAGATCCCATTTGGGCAGTGCAG gaTTACATGTTTCAGCAAAACCATTGAAGTGAGGCTTATTTTCCTTGCTATATTCTGCATAGCAGCAGCTGTTGTCTGGGCAGTATTTCGAAATGAAGACAG gtggGCTTGGATTTTGCAAGATATTTTGGGAGTTGCTTTCTGCCTAAACTTCATTAAAACACTGAAGATGCCCAACTTTAAG tccTGTGTAATACTTCTAGGCCTCCTCCTTCTATATGATGTGTTTTTTGTCTTCATAACACCATTTATCACAAAG AATGGGGCAAGTATAATGGTTGAAGTTGCAGCTGGTCCCTTTGGAAACAGTGAAAAG AGTGATGGAAACTTGGTGGATGTCCCTACTGAACGCTCAGCTCCCCATGAGAAA TTACCCGTGGTTATTAGAGTGCCTAGACTTGAACACTCTGCATCAACACTCTGTGACTTGCCCTTTTCATTGTTGGGTTTTGGAGACATCATTGTCCCAG gcCTTCTGGTTGCCTATTGTCGAAGATTTGATGTTCAAACAAGATCATCTTCTATATACTACATTTCCTGCACAATAG CTTATGCTGTTGGCATGGTGCTGACTTTCATTGTTTTGGCACTGATGAAGATGGGGCAGCCTGCCCTCCTCTATCTTGTGCCATGTACACTCATCACGAGCTCCCTGGTTGCCTGGAGGCGCAAAGAGATGAAGAAGTTTTGGAAAGGAAGCAATTACCAG
- the SPPL2A gene encoding signal peptide peptidase-like 2A isoform X3 gives MGAAGLPWAALWALLLPLVAADEGILHASGSGVPSVTKDYCIIYNSSWVSLPKTLDNATFRALENLTSTVLCSSAEVPSGSMKDKAVVVMRGNCTFLEKARIAQSLGAKMLLIASKSRLSAISDNKTDFEDVTIPIALIRYNDIVDMQLVLGNEVNVTLYSPPLPEFDYSMVVIFLIAVFTVALGGYWSGVAELENLKAVASPGERETRWKKEENVTFTPVTVILFVVICCVMLVLLYFFYKWLVYVIISVFCLASAMSLYNCLAALIGEIPFGQCRITCFSKTIEVRLIFLAIFCIAAAVVWAVFRNEDRWAWILQDILGVAFCLNFIKTLKMPNFKSCVILLGLLLLYDVFFVFITPFITKNGASIMVEVAAGPFGNSEKLPVVIRVPRLEHSASTLCDLPFSLLGFGDIIVPGLLVAYCRRFDVQTRSSSIYYISCTIAYAVGMVLTFIVLALMKMGQPALLYLVPCTLITSSLVAWRRKEMKKFWKGSNYQVSDSSRTPLLQGMMEHLDYTGNEESTASATEQPGGQ, from the exons ATGGGGGCGGCCGGGCTGCCGTGGGCCGCGCTGtgggccctgctgctcccgCTG GTGGCTGCTGATGAGGGGATCCTGCACGCCTCTGGAAGTGGAGTGCCTTCAGTAACTAAGGATTATTGCATCATTTACAACTCCAGTTGGGTATCTCTTCCAAAAACCTTAGACAATGCT ACTTTCAGGGCTCTGGAAAACCTGACTTCTACAGTCCTCTGCAGTTCAGCTGAAGTTCCTTCTGGCTCAATGAAAGACAAAGCAGTTGTAGTGATGAGAGGAAACTGCACTTTCTTGGAGAAAGCAAGAATTGCACAAAGCTTGGGTGCTAAAATGCTTCTGATTGCCAGTAAATCTAGGCTG TCTGCTATTTCGGATAACAAGACTGATTTTGAAGATGTGACTATTCCAATTGCTCTCATAAGATACAATGACATAGTAGATATGCAGCTG GTGCTTGGAAATGAAGTTAATGTGACTCTGTATTCACCACCTTTGCCAGAGTTTGACTACAGTATGGTTGTCATCTTCCTAATTGCTGTGTTTACAGTGGCACTGGGAGGCTACTGGAGTGGAGTAGCAGAACT CGAGAATCTGAAAGCAGTAGCAAGTCCAGGGGAGAGAGAGACACgatggaaaaaggaagaaaatgttacTTTCACCCCTGTAACAGTTATCTTGTTTGTTGTCATCTGTTGTGTCATGCTGGTCTTACTTTATTTCTTCTACAAATGGTTAG TTTATGTCATAATATCAGTCTTCTGCCTGGCATCTGCAATGAGCCTGTACAACTGTCTTGCAGCATTAATAGGAGAGATCCCATTTGGGCAGTGCAG gaTTACATGTTTCAGCAAAACCATTGAAGTGAGGCTTATTTTCCTTGCTATATTCTGCATAGCAGCAGCTGTTGTCTGGGCAGTATTTCGAAATGAAGACAG gtggGCTTGGATTTTGCAAGATATTTTGGGAGTTGCTTTCTGCCTAAACTTCATTAAAACACTGAAGATGCCCAACTTTAAG tccTGTGTAATACTTCTAGGCCTCCTCCTTCTATATGATGTGTTTTTTGTCTTCATAACACCATTTATCACAAAG AATGGGGCAAGTATAATGGTTGAAGTTGCAGCTGGTCCCTTTGGAAACAGTGAAAAG TTACCCGTGGTTATTAGAGTGCCTAGACTTGAACACTCTGCATCAACACTCTGTGACTTGCCCTTTTCATTGTTGGGTTTTGGAGACATCATTGTCCCAG gcCTTCTGGTTGCCTATTGTCGAAGATTTGATGTTCAAACAAGATCATCTTCTATATACTACATTTCCTGCACAATAG CTTATGCTGTTGGCATGGTGCTGACTTTCATTGTTTTGGCACTGATGAAGATGGGGCAGCCTGCCCTCCTCTATCTTGTGCCATGTACACTCATCACGAGCTCCCTGGTTGCCTGGAGGCGCAAAGAGATGAAGAAGTTTTGGAAAGGAAGCAATTACCAG GTATCGGACTCCTCCAGGACGCCTTTGCTACAAGGT
- the SPPL2A gene encoding signal peptide peptidase-like 2A isoform X2 codes for MGAAGLPWAALWALLLPLVAADEGILHASGSGVPSVTKDYCIIYNSSWVSLPKTLDNATFRALENLTSTVLCSSAEVPSGSMKDKAVVVMRGNCTFLEKARIAQSLGAKMLLIASKSRLSAISDNKTDFEDVTIPIALIRYNDIVDMQLVLGNEVNVTLYSPPLPEFDYSMVVIFLIAVFTVALGGYWSGVAELENLKAVASPGERETRWKKEENVTFTPVTVILFVVICCVMLVLLYFFYKWLVYVIISVFCLASAMSLYNCLAALIGEIPFGQCRITCFSKTIEVRLIFLAIFCIAAAVVWAVFRNEDRWAWILQDILGVAFCLNFIKTLKMPNFKSCVILLGLLLLYDVFFVFITPFITKNGASIMVEVAAGPFGNSEKSDGNLVDVPTERSAPHEKLPVVIRVPRLEHSASTLCDLPFSLLGFGDIIVPGLLVAYCRRFDVQTRSSSIYYISCTIAYAVGMVLTFIVLALMKMGQPALLYLVPCTLITSSLVAWRRKEMKKFWKGSNYQVSDSSRTPLLQDDGTPGLHRK; via the exons ATGGGGGCGGCCGGGCTGCCGTGGGCCGCGCTGtgggccctgctgctcccgCTG GTGGCTGCTGATGAGGGGATCCTGCACGCCTCTGGAAGTGGAGTGCCTTCAGTAACTAAGGATTATTGCATCATTTACAACTCCAGTTGGGTATCTCTTCCAAAAACCTTAGACAATGCT ACTTTCAGGGCTCTGGAAAACCTGACTTCTACAGTCCTCTGCAGTTCAGCTGAAGTTCCTTCTGGCTCAATGAAAGACAAAGCAGTTGTAGTGATGAGAGGAAACTGCACTTTCTTGGAGAAAGCAAGAATTGCACAAAGCTTGGGTGCTAAAATGCTTCTGATTGCCAGTAAATCTAGGCTG TCTGCTATTTCGGATAACAAGACTGATTTTGAAGATGTGACTATTCCAATTGCTCTCATAAGATACAATGACATAGTAGATATGCAGCTG GTGCTTGGAAATGAAGTTAATGTGACTCTGTATTCACCACCTTTGCCAGAGTTTGACTACAGTATGGTTGTCATCTTCCTAATTGCTGTGTTTACAGTGGCACTGGGAGGCTACTGGAGTGGAGTAGCAGAACT CGAGAATCTGAAAGCAGTAGCAAGTCCAGGGGAGAGAGAGACACgatggaaaaaggaagaaaatgttacTTTCACCCCTGTAACAGTTATCTTGTTTGTTGTCATCTGTTGTGTCATGCTGGTCTTACTTTATTTCTTCTACAAATGGTTAG TTTATGTCATAATATCAGTCTTCTGCCTGGCATCTGCAATGAGCCTGTACAACTGTCTTGCAGCATTAATAGGAGAGATCCCATTTGGGCAGTGCAG gaTTACATGTTTCAGCAAAACCATTGAAGTGAGGCTTATTTTCCTTGCTATATTCTGCATAGCAGCAGCTGTTGTCTGGGCAGTATTTCGAAATGAAGACAG gtggGCTTGGATTTTGCAAGATATTTTGGGAGTTGCTTTCTGCCTAAACTTCATTAAAACACTGAAGATGCCCAACTTTAAG tccTGTGTAATACTTCTAGGCCTCCTCCTTCTATATGATGTGTTTTTTGTCTTCATAACACCATTTATCACAAAG AATGGGGCAAGTATAATGGTTGAAGTTGCAGCTGGTCCCTTTGGAAACAGTGAAAAG AGTGATGGAAACTTGGTGGATGTCCCTACTGAACGCTCAGCTCCCCATGAGAAA TTACCCGTGGTTATTAGAGTGCCTAGACTTGAACACTCTGCATCAACACTCTGTGACTTGCCCTTTTCATTGTTGGGTTTTGGAGACATCATTGTCCCAG gcCTTCTGGTTGCCTATTGTCGAAGATTTGATGTTCAAACAAGATCATCTTCTATATACTACATTTCCTGCACAATAG CTTATGCTGTTGGCATGGTGCTGACTTTCATTGTTTTGGCACTGATGAAGATGGGGCAGCCTGCCCTCCTCTATCTTGTGCCATGTACACTCATCACGAGCTCCCTGGTTGCCTGGAGGCGCAAAGAGATGAAGAAGTTTTGGAAAGGAAGCAATTACCAG GTATCGGACTCCTCCAGGACGCCTTTGCTACAAG